Proteins from a single region of Desulfobacter postgatei 2ac9:
- a CDS encoding sigma-54 interaction domain-containing protein, translated as MNQNELIEQINSLKDQLKKTTFDLEKRKKELHCLYTISKIAETENLDIDFLMQQVVEIIPFSLQYPDISAATAVVLNKTYKNCPHAPNQWKISAPIKFSGKKIGSLTVYLTRKPHQNLETPFLKEEQDLINAVCERVGKIIQRIQITEQLKAIEYELHSKQGNRIWVEENQTKIPWNSSPALFSILGDITREKEKEHLVTQENIRLRSSIKERYRFQNIIGMSPAMQHVYDQILTAANSDANVSIYGESGTGKELVARAIHDLSLRNADAFVTINCGAIPEPLMESEFFGYKKGAFTGAVFDKHGYLDLADTGTLFLDEIGDLPLSMQVKLLRAIDGGGYYPIGSQSKQTSDFRIIAATNKNLKQLVGEGFMREDFYYRIQVIPIFLPPLKDRKEDIPLLIDHFTDIYAKNSPLKKIPNHIAAQILNHDWPGNIRELQNALLRFFSTGEFEILNMTVKPIQSDHFKQSIPPGDTNTDLSHAIKTVEKEQIINALQSTNWHRSCAAAKLGISRSTLFRRMKKHGLKLKRNVRY; from the coding sequence ATGAATCAGAATGAATTGATTGAACAAATCAATAGCCTTAAAGATCAGTTAAAAAAAACGACTTTTGATCTTGAAAAAAGAAAAAAAGAACTTCACTGCTTATATACGATTTCAAAAATAGCCGAAACAGAGAATCTTGACATTGATTTTCTGATGCAGCAGGTGGTAGAGATCATTCCCTTCAGCCTTCAGTATCCGGACATATCCGCCGCAACAGCAGTCGTCTTGAATAAAACATATAAAAATTGTCCCCATGCGCCTAACCAATGGAAAATTTCTGCGCCAATAAAATTTTCAGGAAAAAAGATAGGATCGTTAACCGTATACCTGACCCGGAAGCCTCACCAAAACCTTGAAACGCCGTTCCTCAAGGAAGAACAGGACCTGATCAATGCTGTTTGCGAACGGGTCGGAAAAATCATACAACGCATACAGATTACTGAACAACTCAAAGCGATTGAGTACGAACTGCACTCAAAACAGGGAAATCGGATATGGGTGGAAGAGAATCAGACCAAAATCCCCTGGAACAGCTCGCCTGCCCTCTTCTCCATCCTGGGGGATATCACCCGGGAAAAAGAAAAAGAGCACCTGGTTACTCAGGAAAATATCCGGTTGCGATCCAGCATAAAAGAGCGGTACCGGTTTCAGAATATTATCGGGATGAGCCCGGCAATGCAGCATGTATATGATCAAATACTGACGGCTGCCAACTCTGATGCCAATGTTTCGATCTACGGCGAGTCCGGAACAGGGAAAGAACTGGTTGCCAGAGCCATTCATGATTTGAGTCTCCGGAATGCCGACGCCTTTGTCACCATCAACTGCGGCGCCATTCCTGAACCGCTGATGGAAAGCGAATTTTTCGGCTATAAAAAAGGGGCCTTTACCGGTGCGGTATTTGACAAACACGGATATCTGGATCTGGCAGATACCGGCACCTTGTTTCTGGATGAAATCGGAGACCTGCCGCTAAGCATGCAGGTCAAGTTGCTGCGGGCCATTGACGGCGGCGGATATTATCCCATTGGCAGCCAATCAAAGCAAACATCGGATTTCCGGATTATTGCCGCCACCAACAAAAATTTGAAACAATTGGTCGGTGAAGGATTTATGCGGGAAGATTTTTATTACCGTATCCAGGTCATCCCCATCTTCCTGCCGCCTTTGAAAGATCGAAAAGAAGACATTCCGCTCTTGATTGATCACTTTACCGACATATACGCCAAAAACAGTCCTTTAAAAAAAATCCCCAACCATATTGCTGCACAAATTTTAAATCACGACTGGCCCGGAAATATCCGTGAACTGCAAAACGCCCTGTTACGGTTTTTTTCCACCGGCGAATTTGAAATTTTAAATATGACGGTCAAGCCAATCCAGTCTGATCATTTCAAGCAATCCATTCCGCCTGGAGACACGAACACTGACCTTTCCCATGCCATAAAAACAGTTGAAAAAGAACAGATTATCAATGCACTGCAATCGACGAACTGGCATCGTTCCTGTGCGGCGGCAAAGCTTGGTATCTCCCGCAGCACCCTGTTTCGCCGGATGAAAAAACATGGTTTAAAATTGAAACGAAATGTTCGATATTGA
- a CDS encoding lysophospholipid acyltransferase family protein codes for MVKKKFRRFLYHYLFPYAGLFLVRLLSATYRIRIVDPDNEQNILKAGGRLVYASWHQRFFPGITFFSNRKPIAIMISQSRDGEMAARTVTILGWRAVRGSSSHGGDQALETMKILARQGYKIGHIVDGPQGPFGVVKPGLIRIAQYAQLPIVPVIMSGQNLWAFNSWDRFMVPKPFSRVIIRFGSPIHVPRDMGKDGFGQMQAHVTQTLKQLYADTDAVWQDEVRLREIFG; via the coding sequence ATGGTGAAAAAGAAATTCAGGCGTTTTTTGTACCATTATCTGTTTCCCTACGCAGGGTTGTTTCTTGTCAGGCTTTTGTCAGCCACCTACCGGATTAGAATTGTCGATCCGGACAATGAACAGAACATTTTAAAGGCTGGTGGGCGACTGGTTTATGCCTCATGGCACCAGCGGTTTTTTCCGGGGATAACCTTTTTTTCGAACCGAAAGCCCATTGCCATTATGATTTCCCAGAGTAGAGACGGTGAAATGGCGGCCCGGACTGTGACCATTCTGGGTTGGCGGGCCGTGAGGGGGTCTTCATCCCATGGGGGGGACCAGGCCCTTGAAACCATGAAAATCCTGGCCAGGCAGGGCTACAAAATCGGCCATATCGTGGACGGCCCCCAGGGACCGTTCGGCGTGGTCAAACCTGGTCTGATTCGCATTGCCCAGTATGCGCAACTGCCCATTGTTCCCGTCATTATGTCCGGGCAGAACCTGTGGGCGTTCAATTCCTGGGACCGTTTCATGGTGCCCAAACCCTTTTCCCGGGTAATCATCCGGTTTGGCTCTCCTATTCATGTGCCCCGGGATATGGGGAAGGACGGATTTGGGCAGATGCAGGCGCATGTGACCCAAACCCTTAAGCAACTTTATGCGGATACAGACGCTGTCTGGCAGGATGAGGTACGTCTCAGAGAAATTTTTGGTTGA
- a CDS encoding acyl-CoA dehydratase activase, whose protein sequence is MICAGIDIGSRSIELVVVENKKVIETRQTDTGFDPISQAKKVMDGVKFDKIMATGYGRNLFEVAFEDASTVTEIKAHAAGVRLEFPEALAILDIGGQDSKSIRLNEQGRVVKFEMNDRCAAGTGKFLEIMAQNLGFSLDEFGPAALAAQKDLQINSMCTVFAESEVTSLIAKGQDRQEIARGLHLSVVKRAVGMLNRVGAQGPVVFSGGVAQNPCMVQMVADALEKEVLVPNHPQMMGALGAAMIMAEKQ, encoded by the coding sequence ATGATTTGCGCAGGCATTGATATCGGTTCCAGAAGCATTGAACTGGTAGTGGTTGAAAACAAAAAGGTGATTGAAACCCGCCAGACAGATACCGGATTTGACCCCATTTCCCAGGCCAAAAAAGTGATGGATGGGGTAAAATTTGACAAGATCATGGCCACAGGTTACGGACGCAACCTTTTTGAGGTGGCGTTTGAAGATGCATCAACAGTCACGGAAATCAAAGCCCATGCTGCAGGCGTTCGCCTTGAATTCCCCGAAGCCCTTGCCATTCTTGATATTGGCGGCCAGGACAGTAAGTCCATCCGGCTCAATGAACAGGGTCGGGTGGTGAAATTTGAAATGAATGACCGGTGTGCTGCGGGTACGGGCAAGTTTCTTGAAATCATGGCACAGAATCTGGGGTTTTCCCTGGATGAGTTTGGTCCGGCCGCCCTTGCTGCCCAAAAAGATCTTCAGATCAACAGCATGTGCACCGTCTTTGCAGAGTCTGAAGTGACATCGCTCATTGCCAAGGGCCAGGATCGACAGGAGATCGCCCGGGGTCTTCACTTAAGTGTGGTCAAACGTGCCGTGGGCATGCTGAACCGCGTGGGAGCCCAAGGGCCCGTTGTATTCTCCGGCGGGGTGGCACAAAACCCATGTATGGTGCAAATGGTGGCAGATGCCCTGGAAAAAGAGGTCCTTGTCCCCAATCACCCCCAGATGATGGGCGCCTTGGGCGCAGCCATGATCATGGCTGAAAAACAGTGA
- a CDS encoding double-cubane-cluster-containing anaerobic reductase produces MSEDYTPMWKSLGMDLDAHDALLGVLGQGYQEIYLAQKNRPEGMGYFDFVMSEVHGLRIKELLDEKKQNRKIIGSYCVFVPEEIALAGGATLVGLCSGADFAVEEVEKHLPRNTCSLIKSSFGFKLGRVCPYLESADMIVGENTCDGKKKAYETFAGIVDNLYVMDLPQVKSSQGRSLLKAEYERFKIAVEKLTGNKITVESLKEGIKVVNAKRAALHRLATLRKADPAPISGLDALLANQVFFYDNPARFTESVNKICDELEVRIKKNQGVFPSKTPRILISGCPMAVPNWKLPWIIETSGAVIVGEESCVGERGTRNLTEDSGKNLDELMEAITDRYFKVDCAIFTPNQDRSDHIVEMVKAYGADGVIHYGLQFCQPYIMESIPVENKLEKIGIPCMRIETDYGMEDVGQLKTRVEAFIEQISD; encoded by the coding sequence ATGAGCGAAGATTACACCCCCATGTGGAAAAGCCTTGGCATGGATTTGGATGCCCACGACGCATTGCTCGGCGTTCTGGGACAAGGGTATCAGGAGATTTACCTGGCCCAGAAAAATCGACCCGAAGGCATGGGTTATTTTGATTTTGTCATGAGCGAGGTTCATGGGTTGAGAATCAAGGAGCTTTTGGACGAAAAAAAGCAGAACCGTAAAATCATTGGCAGCTATTGCGTATTTGTTCCCGAAGAGATTGCGCTTGCAGGCGGTGCCACCCTGGTAGGGTTATGTTCCGGTGCGGACTTTGCCGTTGAGGAGGTGGAAAAACATTTACCCAGAAACACCTGTTCATTGATCAAGTCCTCCTTTGGTTTCAAGCTTGGTAGGGTTTGTCCCTACCTTGAAAGCGCAGACATGATCGTGGGAGAAAATACCTGTGACGGAAAGAAAAAAGCCTATGAAACCTTTGCCGGTATAGTGGACAACCTTTATGTCATGGACCTTCCCCAGGTCAAATCCAGCCAGGGACGCTCGCTTCTCAAAGCAGAATATGAACGGTTCAAAATAGCAGTCGAGAAATTAACGGGAAATAAGATCACCGTAGAATCCCTTAAGGAAGGAATTAAGGTGGTCAATGCCAAACGAGCAGCCCTGCACCGGCTGGCAACATTAAGAAAGGCGGACCCGGCTCCCATTTCAGGACTTGACGCCCTTCTGGCCAATCAAGTGTTCTTTTACGACAATCCAGCCAGGTTCACCGAATCGGTAAACAAAATCTGTGACGAACTTGAGGTGCGAATTAAGAAAAATCAGGGCGTATTCCCTTCAAAAACCCCGAGGATTCTCATCTCCGGCTGTCCCATGGCCGTACCCAACTGGAAACTGCCCTGGATAATTGAAACCTCCGGTGCCGTAATCGTAGGCGAAGAGTCCTGCGTGGGCGAAAGAGGCACCCGGAATCTGACCGAGGATTCAGGAAAAAACCTGGATGAATTGATGGAGGCTATCACAGACCGATATTTCAAGGTGGACTGCGCTATTTTTACCCCCAACCAGGACCGGAGCGACCATATTGTTGAAATGGTCAAGGCCTATGGTGCAGACGGTGTGATCCATTACGGTCTGCAGTTCTGTCAGCCTTATATTATGGAATCCATCCCTGTGGAAAATAAACTTGAAAAAATAGGCATTCCCTGCATGAGGATTGAAACCGATTACGGCATGGAGGATGTCGGGCAGCTTAAAACCCGGGTGGAAGCCTTTATAGAACAAATCTCTGACTAA
- a CDS encoding (Fe-S)-binding protein, whose translation MTEAVKLDKGKKAVFKEKLMNKLPNGVNLNTCLTCGACASGCPATGLRDMDPRKFVRMVALGMDEELHMHPWVWLCSQCQRCVYVCPMNIDIAAMVFEARASWPREERPKGILGSCDMAMRNTSGSAMGISEEDFEWVVGDILDEVHENQPGWEDLEAPVNKEGAHFFLSQNSREPGTEPEEMIPLWKILHIVGADWTYGTRGWGGENYCMFLADDESWEKTARNSIESAKELGCKVYLNTECGHATYAIWKGQQKYNIDKTGLEIAPIVPYYAKWIREGKLKPSSDWNKDLKVTFTCQDPCQQVRKSFGDPLAADLRYVIKACVGEENFIDMQPNYSNNFCCGGGGGYLQSGYNEERLKYGEIKKDQILATGADYCVTPCHNCHDQVHKLADHYECKYHTIHLWTLIAFSLGVLGATERLYLGPDLKALNMPEGQELEDEY comes from the coding sequence ATGACCGAGGCGGTAAAACTTGATAAAGGAAAAAAGGCAGTGTTTAAAGAAAAACTGATGAACAAACTGCCTAATGGTGTCAATCTAAATACCTGCCTGACATGCGGCGCATGCGCTTCCGGTTGCCCGGCAACAGGGCTTCGGGATATGGATCCGCGCAAATTTGTCAGGATGGTGGCTTTGGGCATGGACGAGGAACTGCACATGCACCCATGGGTGTGGTTATGCTCCCAGTGCCAGCGGTGTGTTTATGTCTGCCCGATGAATATTGATATTGCGGCAATGGTGTTTGAGGCCCGCGCCTCGTGGCCCCGGGAAGAAAGACCCAAAGGCATTCTAGGTTCATGTGATATGGCCATGAGAAACACCAGCGGCAGCGCCATGGGTATTTCCGAAGAGGACTTTGAATGGGTGGTTGGCGACATTCTTGATGAAGTTCATGAAAACCAGCCGGGCTGGGAAGATCTTGAAGCACCGGTCAATAAAGAAGGAGCACACTTCTTTTTAAGCCAGAATTCCCGTGAACCAGGCACGGAACCCGAGGAGATGATTCCGTTGTGGAAAATTCTGCACATTGTCGGCGCAGACTGGACCTATGGCACACGGGGCTGGGGTGGAGAAAATTACTGTATGTTCCTTGCAGATGATGAAAGCTGGGAAAAAACCGCAAGAAACTCCATTGAATCTGCCAAGGAGCTGGGTTGTAAGGTGTATTTAAACACCGAATGCGGCCACGCCACCTATGCCATATGGAAGGGCCAGCAAAAATACAATATAGATAAGACCGGTCTTGAAATTGCACCCATTGTTCCATATTATGCCAAATGGATACGGGAAGGTAAACTCAAACCCAGTTCCGACTGGAACAAAGACTTAAAAGTCACATTTACATGCCAGGACCCCTGTCAACAGGTTCGAAAAAGCTTTGGTGATCCATTAGCCGCAGATTTGCGCTATGTTATCAAAGCCTGTGTTGGTGAAGAAAACTTCATTGACATGCAGCCGAACTATTCCAACAATTTCTGTTGCGGCGGCGGTGGTGGATACCTTCAATCCGGCTATAACGAAGAACGTTTGAAATACGGTGAAATCAAAAAAGATCAGATCCTGGCCACCGGTGCAGACTACTGTGTCACCCCCTGTCACAACTGCCACGATCAAGTCCATAAGCTGGCGGATCACTATGAATGTAAATACCATACCATTCATTTATGGACACTGATTGCGTTTTCATTAGGTGTGCTTGGTGCAACGGAACGGCTATATCTGGGGCCGGACCTGAAAGCACTTAACATGCCGGAAGGCCAAGAACTAGAAGACGAGTATTAA
- a CDS encoding IscA/HesB family protein: MINVTKPAQEQVRMYFEGKEITPIRIFLNSAGCGGPSLAMALDEKKDTDAVFTFDEVEYIMDQNLLEKAGPVDIDFAGTGFRLESALKPAAGCKGCSGGTCGS; encoded by the coding sequence ATGATCAATGTCACTAAACCTGCGCAGGAACAGGTGAGGATGTACTTTGAAGGCAAAGAAATTACGCCCATCAGAATTTTTCTCAACAGCGCCGGATGCGGCGGGCCAAGCCTTGCTATGGCTTTGGACGAAAAAAAAGATACAGATGCCGTATTTACCTTTGATGAGGTGGAATACATTATGGATCAAAACCTTTTGGAAAAGGCCGGCCCTGTGGATATTGATTTTGCAGGCACCGGCTTTCGCCTTGAATCCGCCCTGAAACCGGCAGCCGGATGCAAGGGGTGCAGCGGCGGGACATGCGGCAGTTAA
- a CDS encoding DEAD/DEAH box helicase: MLAKSKAEKRKQKRKQKQVQVRLAKAGKAVADKGWFYYEDALYYYEIADPSQALKSIKNAVKLLPKEEVVILLMGRIGQELGDAQVQLDAMDCLEKIGKMTDSMRYERVIFLINSRKYERCLKTAEDLLQNFTLLKIDDKRRKRTTIKDIIAYCKEVIAETREREESIRRMAESYKPQDGLAEAGAKHMTDMADPPTPTPEPSTVPPVDSKASEKPASVPVTVNIDKDAFVKALAVTETAGPDLYELALMSHKIRFAESFETLICLPGLTEIQSFWYQEETAKKVLKQFRGRALLSDEVGLGKTIEALIILSEYLRRGMVKTALILTPTPLVSQWQTEMASKFNLNVPSTDSPEFKSGDNNFWEQKVVVASINQAKSKKNWDLITSREYDMVIVDEAHHLKNKSTLNFKLVNALKKKFILLLTATPVENNLMELYNLITLLKPGQLETATSFRERFMKRGDPTDPQNREMLKNLLSQVMIRNTRALAGIHIPPRFATTIRIAPTKDEAAFYERLQTLLHLLNDQNKGRSKLMIKNLLAQAGSSPRAVEATLERMIDNGSWLLETEKEIKAVRNLCRTTVDTPKNMALLKLVKADSEKLIVFVKYTATLEHLAEFLEWNNVSFVLFHGGMSNEKKDAAIEGFKENVQVLVTTEIGGEGRNIQFCSRMVNYDLPWNPMKIEQRIGRIHRIGQEKEVQIYNFCAQGSIEDYILDILDRKINMFEMVIGEIDMILGRVTGEKEFSDMVCDIWVGSQTPEERDQSFAKLGTKLKRAKTGYVKTKELDGKLFGDSYEL, from the coding sequence GTGTTGGCAAAATCAAAAGCTGAGAAGCGCAAACAAAAACGCAAGCAAAAGCAGGTGCAGGTCCGGCTGGCCAAGGCCGGAAAGGCAGTCGCTGATAAAGGCTGGTTTTACTATGAAGACGCCCTTTATTATTATGAGATCGCTGACCCTTCCCAGGCGCTCAAGTCCATAAAAAACGCAGTCAAGTTGCTTCCCAAAGAAGAGGTGGTGATTCTCCTTATGGGGCGGATCGGCCAGGAATTAGGCGACGCGCAGGTACAGCTGGATGCCATGGACTGCCTTGAGAAAATCGGAAAAATGACGGATTCCATGCGGTATGAACGGGTCATTTTTTTGATAAATTCCCGAAAATACGAGCGTTGCTTAAAAACCGCTGAAGATCTGCTCCAAAATTTCACATTGCTTAAAATTGACGATAAGCGAAGAAAAAGGACCACCATCAAAGATATCATTGCCTATTGCAAAGAGGTAATTGCCGAAACCCGGGAGCGCGAGGAAAGCATCCGGCGAATGGCGGAAAGTTACAAACCGCAGGACGGTTTGGCGGAGGCGGGCGCCAAACACATGACAGATATGGCTGACCCGCCGACCCCAACACCCGAACCATCAACGGTTCCGCCTGTTGATAGCAAGGCGTCTGAAAAACCGGCATCGGTTCCCGTGACCGTGAACATTGACAAAGATGCGTTTGTAAAGGCCCTTGCCGTAACTGAAACCGCCGGGCCGGATCTGTATGAACTGGCACTGATGAGTCATAAAATCCGGTTTGCAGAATCCTTTGAAACCCTGATCTGCCTGCCGGGACTTACGGAAATCCAATCGTTCTGGTACCAGGAGGAGACCGCCAAAAAAGTACTCAAGCAATTCCGGGGAAGGGCGCTGCTCTCCGATGAAGTGGGATTGGGTAAAACCATTGAGGCGTTGATCATCCTGTCGGAATATTTGCGCCGGGGCATGGTGAAAACCGCGCTGATCCTCACCCCGACCCCTCTGGTCTCCCAGTGGCAGACGGAAATGGCATCCAAATTCAACCTCAATGTGCCGTCAACCGACAGTCCGGAATTCAAATCCGGAGACAATAATTTTTGGGAACAAAAGGTTGTGGTGGCGTCCATCAACCAGGCCAAGTCAAAGAAAAACTGGGATTTGATCACCAGCCGGGAGTATGACATGGTGATTGTTGACGAGGCCCATCATCTAAAAAATAAATCCACCTTGAATTTCAAGTTGGTCAATGCCCTGAAGAAAAAATTTATCCTTTTACTGACAGCCACGCCTGTGGAAAACAACCTCATGGAGTTGTACAATCTGATCACCCTGCTCAAGCCGGGGCAGCTTGAGACGGCGACCTCCTTCAGGGAGCGGTTCATGAAGCGCGGCGACCCCACTGACCCCCAGAACAGGGAAATGCTCAAAAATCTGTTAAGCCAGGTGATGATCCGCAATACCCGGGCCCTGGCAGGGATTCACATTCCGCCCAGGTTTGCCACCACTATCCGCATTGCGCCCACAAAGGACGAGGCCGCTTTTTATGAACGCCTTCAGACCCTTTTGCACCTGCTTAATGATCAGAACAAGGGGCGGTCCAAACTGATGATTAAAAATCTGCTGGCCCAGGCCGGATCATCTCCCAGGGCGGTGGAAGCCACCCTGGAACGGATGATTGACAACGGGTCCTGGCTGCTGGAGACTGAAAAAGAGATTAAAGCGGTTCGAAACCTGTGCCGGACAACGGTGGATACCCCTAAGAACATGGCGTTACTCAAACTGGTCAAAGCGGACAGTGAAAAGCTTATTGTCTTTGTAAAATACACGGCGACCCTGGAGCATCTGGCTGAATTTCTGGAGTGGAATAATGTCTCCTTTGTTCTTTTCCACGGCGGCATGAGTAATGAGAAAAAGGATGCGGCTATTGAGGGGTTTAAGGAGAATGTCCAGGTGCTGGTCACCACGGAAATCGGTGGGGAGGGACGCAATATCCAGTTTTGCTCCCGGATGGTCAATTACGATCTGCCCTGGAATCCAATGAAAATTGAACAACGAATCGGCCGTATCCACCGCATCGGCCAGGAAAAAGAAGTGCAGATCTATAATTTTTGTGCCCAAGGCTCCATTGAGGATTACATCCTGGATATCCTGGACCGGAAAATCAATATGTTTGAGATGGTCATCGGAGAGATTGACATGATCCTGGGCAGGGTTACAGGGGAAAAAGAGTTTTCCGATATGGTCTGCGACATCTGGGTGGGGTCTCAAACCCCGGAAGAGCGGGACCAATCCTTTGCCAAATTGGGAACAAAACTGAAACGGGCCAAAACAGGATATGTGAAAACAAAGGAACTGGACGGCAAGCTTTTTGGAGACAGCTATGAACTTTGA